The genomic DNA CATGAAACACTCCAAAGATCCCAAGAATGAGGCAACACACTGACAGTCATGCACTGTGGATGTTTGACTACCAGAGCAGCAACAGAGAATAGTGTGGATGGAAGAAAATGTTACTACTGTACCCATAACAATTTGTGTATGTTCATGTCAGTCAGATCTTTCATTTAGATAATTATTTCTCAGCATGATATTCAAACCATTTACTGAATGGCCTGCTCACGAATCTCTACATCAAAAGTTGCTTTGGTATGTTATTGTTTGGCATCTTGATGAATATGCTACTACTCAAATCCTCTGAAGTGTTGATTAGACTTTGCTGGCTGGATCATGTTGTTGTCCTAATTTAGGTGTATGCATCAACTGTCTATCAATGGAATAATCTTGTACAAAACAGGTTGGTGTTGTCAACTTGTGAATCTCTGAAGCGAGATGATTCAGTGTAGTTTTTCGTGGTGAGTTGACTTAGTTTGTTTGCCATCAAGGTTAGGATGTGGTTGGTGAGTCCTCAAACCAAAAAGTACGTAGGGTGGAATTCTGGATGGTGGAGCCCCCTTTTTTATTTGGAAGGCAAATAGTCCTCACTAAACAGTACATTACTATATTTTACTAATAGCAGAAGCTAGCTTGTGTTAccagaaaatgtaatatacCTGTGTCCTAATGGCATGTGTATTAATTGTTTGAGGTGTTCATTTCAGATATGGCAGGGGGACCTGTGGATCCCAGAGAGATTTTGAAGGGAGTGGAGGCTCTGCTGGGTAAGGATGGAGAGCTCCGCAGCCTGGAGGGAGTTCCAAAGGTGTTCAGGTGAGGAGCTGGAACTAGTCATGACACATTCCTGAACCTGAACTGTTGCCTTTATCTAAACTAGGTGATATCTTTacaccttttctctttttcaacGCAGCCTGATGAAAGCTTCTACCAAGATGGTCAGTAGATGTATGTACCTGAACATCCTACTGCAGACGAAATCCCACGACATTCTTAACAGGTAGGCCCCACTTACTGTATGTGAGTCCTTTACTTTCCATTAATATCATAATACAACTTGTGGTGTTTTATTAGTCCATTTCATCctgataaattaataaataaaacattactcaGCTTCTCATTACTTGAGTAAAGTTGTAGATATTCAACAGGGCAGGGAATTCTTGTCTTAGTCTTATTGACTAATACCACCAACCTTATCCGTTATcgtctgtggctcaggaggtagagcagtggtcgattcccggctcctccagtccacatgtcgatgtgtccttgggcaagacacttaaccccaaatggctcccgttgctgtgccaacggtatATGTATGGTTAGCTTCCCTcttaccccttttccaccgaaGCAGTTCCAGTGCGGGTTCTgggccagtgcttaatttggaaCCGGTTTTCCTGTTTCGACCGAGAAAGAACTGGCTCCCGGCCAGAAAAACTGGTTCCAGAGTGGCACCAGTTCTGAGCTGGACTAGAAGAAAGAACCACTTACGTTAGGGGGCAGGGGTGGGGTTATTGAgaccaaccacaacaaacaagacCGCATGTGAATAGATAAGGAGTGAATTATCCcttgaacatttgactgatggTGAAACTCATTTGCGTTGTGAGTTAACTGTGCTCTgccagctaacgttagcttaccACAAAGGCTAACAAAACCATCTAATCCTGTCGAACAGCACAAATACGTTGTATCTGATGTGTTTGGATGCCAATGAAGCCTCGTAGAGCCAGGAGCAACAGCTGTACAACAATGTCTGCCATCgttgttgcttcttcttcttctttgtattattgttgcttcGAAGTTGGCGCAAGTCTTTATGGGAAAGCAGCGACGTAACTGACGTATACAGTGGCGTAATGACGTGGCTCCCTAACCACCTCGAGCCGTGGAAAAGCAAATTGGTTCTCAGCTGGTTCGCTGTTGAACCGACTGAACCAgcaccagcactggaactgctttggtggaagAGGGGtatctgatgagcaggttggcaccctgcgtggtagctcctgccgtcagtgtatgaatgtgtgtgaatgaggtgaatgagacatagtgtaaaagcgctttgagtggtcgtagcGGCTAGAAAAGCGctctataagtacagtccatttaccacattttaatgttttggttatCTGTTAATATAAACAGTGATCATCTCAATCATTCTTTGCAGACTTGCTTTATTCTAAATCAGCTGTCCCTCTTCCTTCATCCAGGTTTATCAGAGTTGGTGGCTACAGGCTACTAAACTCCTGGCTCACTTACTCCAAAACCACCAACAACAGCCCTCTGCTACAGCTCATCCTCCTCACACTGCAGAAGCTGCCTCTCAAAGTGGACCACCTTAAACAGGTACTGACTCAGTTTATTCGCAAGCACACATTGCTACTACACTGCACTTAACAGTAATTGTAGTATTTACCggctgtttctctttttcagaaCAATACAGCCAAGCTGGTAAAGCAACTGAGCAAGAGTGCAGAAACTGAAGGTTGGTTTATAGCATATCTGTCTTATATTGTGGCATTATTATGGCCATGCGGGTTATGAACTATACTGTAGATAAAATCAGTGTGTAATTAttcttgtcttttattttcagaTCTGAGGAAGTTGGCATCAGTGCTTGTAGATGGCTGGATGGCAACAATACGCTCCCAGAGTGTGTCTAGCATTGGCAACTCTCCTGCAGGTACAGACAGATCATTTTACTTCAAACATGCCTGTTCTTGTTTCACAGTGACTTCTTCTCGAAGTAGTTAATACAATACTGTATTTATCTCctagataagaaaaaaaagaaagaagagagcaAGGTTCCACTGCGAGATGTGAAAGAGAAGAGTgtagaggaagagaagaagaaggagaaaccGAAAGCTCACGCACCCAGCCACGCAAAGATTCGCTCCATCGGTAAACTTAACCTGATGACATGGAGTTGGCTCTGAAAGTTAATTTGTGAAAGTTCTTTATTATAAACCaatatgttttgtgttgtgtaggGTTAGAGATGGACCCACCCAACCCTGCCCCTGCTAAGAAGACCCCCACCGCCCCGCAGCTGGGCGACAAGTACAACATCAAGCCTCCAGTCCTCAAGAGGCCAAGGTACTACACCCTCCCATAAGCCAGTTCTTACAGTCTCTGTGAACACAGTGCCATCATGTGGTGTAGGAGTGCAACTGTCTCACTGCCACCCTCAGCTATTTGATGATAGTACTTGCATCCCTTTTTATGCTTATTTTACCTCTACAGCTCTGGTCCATTTGATGCTCCTCCTCAAGAGAAGAAGTACAAACCTCTAAATACCCCCTCTAACTCTACCAAAGAGATCAAAGTCAAGATCATTCCAGCACAACGTAAGTGTGAACAAACGTGAAGATCAGATCAAATTGCATCTGTAAATaagatgatggtgatgtatCAGTTTTTTGCtgattgtttgtgttgtcaCTGCAGCGATGGAGTGCACAGGCTTTTTAGATGCTCTGAACTCTGCTCCAGTGCCTGGAATCAAgatcaagaagaagaagcctGGTAGTCCTGCTAGCACCAAGGCTGTCTCCCCCACCTCAAACAAGGTAGCAGTCATGATGCTGTGTCCAACATAGTACCCGTTTATATATGCTCATTGTCACACCAAAACATCCTCAGAATATTTTAGTGTGAAGATTCATTCTGCATTGTCTGTAGCTTGTCAAAAAAACAATCTTAGATAAGGTTCACCTGCTTGCCTTTTCTGGAATCTTAGTATTTTAAGCAAATTGAGAGTAAACTACATATACCACCAATGACTGCAAAATGCAGTAGAAACCAGGTTGAAATCAAGTTAGACGACCCTGAGTTAAGATTTGTTATAGCTTGTTAAAATCCTTGGAATTAATCTTATTCTGGTTTTAGAAACTTAAACTGAGCACAATGGACTTTGTGGTCTTTGTAATCATTTCCCCTGTCTGGTGTAAGTATCAGTTGCAAATAAGTGAAAGAACAGCTGAATCATACTCCTCATACATGGCTTTGAAAAATGTAGGAACAGTTTCATTTCCAAAGCCAACAGCTTTACTCTTTTAGAATAAAATATTATCAGCTGTCTCACTCTTCCTTCATTTTTGTCCTCAGGCGAGTCCATTTGACAGCAAACCCTCTGCGTATACATCTTCTGCTAAACCATCATCTCCTGAAACCGCTGCCTCCACTGGTCCTGATGAAAACCATGAGCCAGAGCAGCCTGGGACTCCCGTTCCCTCTGAGGACCCAGAGGCCCCTGACAATGGTGAGGTCCTCACTAAATCACATAAAAGACTGATGATAGTAGATTTGAATGACGGGAACTTAAAGCTGAACGTTTTCCTCATTGTCTCATCGCTGTTTGTAGGTGAGAAGCCTAATGCTCTGGCAGAACCACgtggagaagaagaaagctTGACCAAAAAgggcaagaagaagaaggcagTTCACTGGGCTGAGGAGGATCAGCTCAAACATTACTTCTACTTTGATTTggatgagacagagagaggtgagTGATACTCCACATGTCCAAGTAGGATGTTTATTCTTCTAACATGAATGTGCCTAGAAAAAGTATCAGTTATAAACGACATTTATCTTCACTCACAGTCAACGTCAATAAGATCAAAGACTTTGGTGAGGCTGCCAAACGGGAGCTGATGATGGACAGGCAGACATTTGAGATGGCACGTCGGCTCTCCCATGACACCATGGAAGAAAGGGTCCCCTGGACACCCCCAAGGCCCCTGACGCTAACTGGTAGCCTGGTCGCCTGCGGGTCTAACAGCACAGAAAAACTCACCCAGAGGGACCGTGAGATGGGCATCCTGCAGGAGATCTTCCTCAGTAAAGAGAGGTGGGACAAGTGAAATCAGAATCGTTGACCTTCTTTAAGATTCAACATTAACTTGATTGTCCCACACAGTGAGAAATGTGTCTTGGGCTCTTCACCCATGCTGCAGTAGTGTTAATTTGTCAGTTGagaaaatatatagtttttttccaTAACTAAGAAAAGATTATGACGAGACAGTACCAATGtccttaaacacatttttgttgactTCTAAATTACAATCCAAAAAGTGCATTCATCAGATGTGCATTAGTTTCACTTCCTGTGCTCATGCCAGGGCGACTGAGAGATAATGTTACTCGGGAACGCCGCGGAATGGCTGCGCCACAGTTTTGCTCCATCCTCTGCCTGGTGTCCTCCTACCCTACagggagcgttacagcagcagagtgtAATCAGGGCAAGGAATCcaccttttaaattaaattacattgttatacagtaattacagcagcccaatcaaatccgAACAAGTGCctttaggctaccgtaattactgcaGTAGCGGCACAACTAAACAGTCCAACTCTGTTAACTTGTTcaaatttagttgtttttttagcttCTATTGTGGGTCAGGAGGCTACGTAGAaaaattgtgtatttatttgtctgtttttttgtgtttgttgctgaaatacgaTCAGGAGTCTACACaggttgtttcatttttaaagttgacCTGAAGTTTTATgctgattctgtgtctgacttcctgtcagGTGTGATCTGTTCTGTTGAGCTTGACGTTCTCTCTGATGACAGATAAAGttgccaacaaaatcttaaaaaaaaaaaaaacccttacaTAAAAGATAATCCATTGCCCATCCTGGCCTTATCTGGCAGGATTTAGAATTTATATTGAAAACAggataactttattttaaaatctattcattGTGCTACAGTATGTACGCTTGTTGCAGTAGGGAGGATATGGGATATGATGTGTGCTCATGGTTTCTCATCTTTTCTTCTCACTAGTGTGCCTGATAGTCCTCATGAACCAGACCCAGAACCTTATGAACCCATGCCTCCCCGTCTCATCCCTCTGGATGAGGTGAGTACAtgcctgtcacacacacatgcactcaacacacactgtgactcacatctctctccctgtgcatgtatgtgtaacAAATTGCTTCATTAACTCTGTTTCTGGTCTCCCATGCAGGACTCATCCATGACGGATGATGACTATGTTGAGCCCATGGACACCACATCCCAACAGGGCTCTGCCATGGGCCAGAACGAGGGTTCCAAGCTGCCACCTGTCCTGGCCAACCTCATGGGCAACCTGAACAACACCTCCCGCAGTCCCCAAGCCACAAACATCGTCAGCAACCCCGTGGCCCCCACTGTCAACGTACAGGAGTTGCTCTCCTCCATTATGGTAAACTGATCATCATATACTCAGAGTTCAGTTCGGTTTCTTTTTCAGCAAGaacaatttagtttttttttaacattctaGACCCTGATAAACATCCTTCGACTTGCTTATCAAAGTACACTTAATTCATGTTTGTGATTTTTAAGAtaagatcaatcaatcaatcaatctttatttgtatagcgccaaatcacaacaaagtcatctcaaggcactttacacatagagcaggttctaaaccgaactcttcaggttttaattttaaagagacccaacattcacacatgagcagcacttagtgacaatggcaTAAGACATTAAAGTAAGTCTCTGTTGGATGAAAAACTGTATTTGTGGTTGTACTGTTTGGCTGATGATAGCTGTCTGTCTTTAGGGTGCATCTGGTAACCAGTCTACCGAAGACCTGATCAAACAGCCTGACTTCTCAGACAAGATCAAACAGCTGCTCGGCTCACTGCAGCAAacccagaaccagaaccagggtGGACCACCACCAGGTAAACTCAATTTGTTCAACAAGTATAATGAGCACCAGCTGCAGTCCTGTCACTAattagtttatttgtgtttagtCAACCAGGGTTTGCTGGGCCATGGTCCAGGGATGAACAACATGAACATGCACATGCAGATGCCCATGAATGGTGGCTACCCACCCAGCGGTCCACGCTTCAACCACCCCCTTCCCCCTCACAACCATGGACCACCCTTCAATGCAGGCGGTGGCCCACGCATGATGGGGCCACCACCAGGCCAGGGCCGTGGAGACAACGGCAACTACTGGGGAGACGACTCCATGAGAGGAGGTCCCCACAGAGGAGGGCACTTCCACCGTGGGGGCCGAggccgaggaggtggaggtggagacCCAGGCTTCAGGGGCCGAGGTCGAGGAGGTCCCAGGGGAGGACACAACATGAACGGTATTTAATGGTTGATTCTCTATAATGGCTTTTGTCAACAATAACAACTTAAGATACATTCAGTATGATGATCATTTCCACAGCAGTGATGATACTCACCTCTTGCTGACATCACTTACCCAATAATCTCTTACTTTGCttgcttattatttattgttttttattctttctgttGATGCTGAAGTATTGTTAATGttcccactgtgggactaataaaggaatatcttatcttacaaCTCAAGGTTCCTTTGCTCACTGCTTCTGGAACTTTGGACAGATGATAATGAGAAATGTATGATTtaatcaaaagctccagaacaagcaagaaagtggaccttgagttgagATGTTATTAAGAGAATGACTTCCAATCTCTTCAACTcttctgtgatgtttttaagTTCCCATCAGTGTAACTCACACATCCTGCCATATGTTGACAGATAGAAAGAGATGGATAGATAAAACAGTTCAACAAGAGTGAGTGTTGAGTTTCACTGACAGTAGTCTAACAGATGCTAACCAGAACCAACTGGAAAAGATCAGTGGAATTACAACAATAGTCTTCTTACAAGAGAAAGTGTTGTCAGCAGAGTTGTGACTATGATGCTATGGAAATGATCATTATACTCATAGTGAGTAGTTAAGACAGAGATGTAAAGCATTAATAACTAATTAAGTTTAAGAATGCATGGTACAAAAAGTATATGATGTACAGATGTTGTCATTAGGGattgggtgtatgtgtgtgtggtgtgattGTAATGCTgctttgtttcctgttggcaGACATGTCCAAGAGGCCCGTGTGTCGCCACTTCATGATGAAGGGAAGCTGCAGATACGAGAGTAACTGTGCGTTTTATCACCCTGGCGTAAACGGGCCACCATTGCCCCCCAACCACCCCGCTAACAACCAACACAACCAGCACCCACAACATGGACACTAAGTGACACCACTGCCCCCCCATGAACCGCTGGCTTCTGGAAGAGCCATTTCCTGTGATGAAACCACTGCAGAGTGTTAGGACTGCTAGTAAAGACATATAGGAAGAGCAGGAAGTTCTGTCCTCCACTGTAACTGCCTGCAGTCATTCTGCCTGAGACTAACCCACGGGAGTGAGCTCTGCCTCACCTAAGACACAGAACAAGAGGGAGAGAAGTGCTGTGAGATGATCACTGATGGGActgagtttttttaatgtgatcaTTTTTAACAGTGAGACTGAAACAAGCCACCACACTTTCCCACAATGTCAGAGCTGCTGCAGCTAGCCTGCTAACCTGTCTGTGCCGTCACTTTCCAAACTCTTATCACAGTCAACCAAATGGAAGCAACCTACTTGGCAGAAAGCTTTCCACAGAATTCCCTTCTCATTGTGGCTGTTGCACTCACATCTGTaatattgttttcatgttcCCTTCAATTTTGTCCATCAGTCAGGTTTTTACACGACTACCATGTTTTCCCGTCTgacataatttttttaatcagagaTAGAAATTTAGAAAGCACTTAGGCCACAGCTGTGACTTACTAAAACTGAGCCTGAACAAGAACTAGATAGTATTTAAATTTCCCCCCAGTCCTGAGAAAACGAAATGACCTGAGGAAAGCCttgctttgtttctttgctgtgtgtgtgtgtgtgtgtgtgtgtgtgtgtgtgtgtgtgtgtgtgtgtgtgtgtgtgtgtgtgtgtgtgtgtgtgtgtgtgtgtgtgtgtgtgagtgacaatCATGAGCGTCAATGTGCCGTCCTGTCAGAAGAGCAGCTTTTAGCTGATCTCAGAGGTGCTGGTCTTGTCCTCTGTACTCCCATGGGAACTCAGAAGGGTTCCTTATCAGTGTTAAATAGTCAGGTGAATGCTGAAGCACTCTGtggggtatatatatatatatatatatatatatatatatatatgcagtgtTTTCTGTGAAAACAATGACCTTTGTGTCTCTTGTGGGACTGTAagaatgtaatgttttttgttgctccctccatgttttttttattttattttgatacaGTGTTGAACGGTGTTTCTTTTTAAGACAggttaagttgtttttgtcagtatgaaatgttcctttaaataCAGAAGACACATTCATACATGCTcatattttcagttattttgtaCACAATGTATTGaataaatgtcagaatataaatgtttcatgtgtgtttttttgaaagTGGGACAAGCAGCTTGGGTGAAATGGAAAAATTCAGCAAAATATAATTACAGGGAATTGGACACAACACAGACACCTGCAATTCCATGCATACTCTAGGgcatgtgaaatgttttttatacaaGGGATGAGGGgagaataattttaaaaaatggcacAAGCTGACAAAAACTGAAAGACTGATTTAAGTGATGGTTTTGCATGTGTTCATGATGCTTTTGAACTTGTAAATCCATCTTGAAAGAAGagtaaaattacataaaaatgcTAGCAGACTTCCTCAGGGAAACCGGTATATGTAGTTGAGTAAAGTGcggatttctttcttttgctttttttaatgaataatatattatttagttttattaaacgaaaacaacaaaacatggtgattatactgattaaaaaaagatgtagaTATAATTGTttataaagttaataaatacacataagaaaatacaaaaaggaaggaaaagcatTAAAGATTTCCAgtaattaaatgaaagagaCATTTATTGAAAGCTTTGCACATACCACAAAACTATAATTAATATACTGATTTCcatacttttaatttttttatttatcctttatttaaccagacGAAGTCACATTGAAttattaaaatctcttttacaaAGCAGCCCCGGGGCAACAAATAGACAAGTTACACAGACACATTGATGACAAGACTGataagaacaaaaataacatgGAAGAAAGACATGATGACAAGACAggccaaaagaaaaacaaatctagTATATATACAAATTACACAGATGCATTGATGACAAGACAGACTGATAAGTACAGAATAACATGGAAGAGAGACATGATGACAAGACAGgccaacacaacaaaacagatttacatatattacatgTAAAAGCAATTTATAAATGAGGGGGGTCATTGAAAACATGTGCATTGTTCAGATTACTTAAACTGTGCTATTTTTAACAAACTGATTTTATACATGAAATGTTAATAATACAACTTAATACATACTTGCCCACACACAAGTGCACTCAAGTTTGCTATTTTGAGATATCATTATTAAGTCATCATTAATGCTTTATATAGCCTCTTTAAGCAAGTCAATTCTTACAGCACACTTGTAATTTCAAAAGATATTAAAGTAAACACAAAGTATACGCTAAAAATCCACTATTCATACAATAATGTGTATAAATACTCTTAAATACGACTTCATGGTGTCTCAAAATAGCAGTTATGTGCACTTATGTATTCAAATACTATGTTAATACATGAATACTACGTCCAACTTTTAGTACATTTATAATGAGTACTCATGAAAGTAACATagaattaatttgttttttatactttttttctaCCACTCTACTTTTTATCCTTCACCACTCTCATGACAGAAAAGCCCTCTGTGGATGTTCCTATTGATTGACCTTGATCCAGAGAATtctaatttttcttttctctgttatgGAATGTATTGTGTTGGTGAGACAGGCAGAGACAAAATGGCCAAGAAAGTAACAAAGaaagtttctttaaatgacGAGTCACCCAAGGTAAAGCAGTGACAGCAGACTTTTAAGTCTGTAAAAACCATGTGTATAAGTTTTCCCAGCTTTATCTGAGCtgagttcaggtgttcatgaGCTGATGCATTGTGCTTCACTTATAACCAGGTAGTTGCATCCTATTCAAGCAGGCTAGCAGGAGGGAGTGAGCGTCAGATCCGTGTTATCAGGGCTGGGCTGTGTGCAGCTGGTAAATGTGGACTGTTAATAGGAGCAGCCTTTAACCCTGCCCTTTAGTTCAAATATTGACCATGGTGGTGTGACAACACACAGTGACGGAGAGAATGACATGGAATGAAAGCCAGTACTGAGGGAGCATGGGGTTAAGGACACCTCAGCACTAAAGTGCTCCCACATCCTGGTTACCAGCCACTGGTTACAACACACAGATGAAAGAAACAGATCAATCATCAatccatttatccatccatccatccatcgaAATTTCTAAGCATTTGATTATCTAAACGCAGAATATACATGGTACCGAAGGTTTTGAGcaacaacataaaatatgaagTTAGTCCTTAGTGCaactttgatcattttaataccatttttatatacaaaaatagTAATGGAAAATGTGAACATAATATAACAATTAAGATAACTACTGAATGGACACAGTAGTGTTGGTACAGaaattaaaaattacatttaaagccTGTTTCAAGGTTAAAGGAGAGGGAAGTTACAATGCTTCTAATAGATATCCCAGTAATCATTTACTTCAGTTAGTAAGCAGATGTAAATGGTTACTAGAACATGGATTATAAATTATAGTGTGTCTTATCCACAactatacagtaaatataaatatatcagaCACAAAACATGAGTAACATTCTCAGACTAAGCCCGAGCTCCTGTTAGACATTTcatgttttagatgttttattacagaaattgTAAATACATACCCTATGGAATCCACTCAAAGACCCCTGGGAGACTCCAGACCACATTTTGAGAACCAATCACTTACTTCactttcatttcctttaatCTAAGTCCCTGTTTATGAGCAGGGTCTGTCAGACAGTCCACTCTAACACAGATGGTGGCAATATTTGGCAAAAAAACTCACTGAATGTTTTCACACGATGAGGTTtctattttgttttcagacattttttaacagtgtaacTGTAAGTGGAAGAATGGGGGAACAAATTCTGCTTACCTGAAATCTTAATCCAAATAGAACAATTGACAAGAACACATGAAAAATACTCTCTCACTTTGAAATAAGTGAATTTGCTGTTGGATGGTGAGGTTATGTAGTCCTCAGCACAATCTCAACAAGTTTATTTGTACAAAAATGATTTGTTCTACCCAACACAATGTGTGCTACCACTTTCTATCAATGCAGCCTTTGCCAATGCATACCTAATGGCTTTATTAATGAGTAATACATAATTGAATAATGCTTTATAAAGTGATAATTAGTGAGTTACCAGTCGTTAATAAGGGGCCATGAGTTTCTATTTCATTCTGCAGCTTTCAAGTTTAGTAGGCTAcatatttgcttttcttttcttttttttacacatctTGTATCATGTTAtatgtgttgtatgtttttgGGAAGTCACATCTCATGTAATTCCAATGTTtagtaatgttttaa from Scomber scombrus chromosome 16, fScoSco1.1, whole genome shotgun sequence includes the following:
- the ppp1r10 gene encoding serine/threonine-protein phosphatase 1 regulatory subunit 10: MAGGPVDPREILKGVEALLGKDGELRSLEGVPKVFSLMKASTKMVSRCMYLNILLQTKSHDILNRFIRVGGYRLLNSWLTYSKTTNNSPLLQLILLTLQKLPLKVDHLKQNNTAKLVKQLSKSAETEDLRKLASVLVDGWMATIRSQSVSSIGNSPADKKKKKEESKVPLRDVKEKSVEEEKKKEKPKAHAPSHAKIRSIGLEMDPPNPAPAKKTPTAPQLGDKYNIKPPVLKRPSSGPFDAPPQEKKYKPLNTPSNSTKEIKVKIIPAQPMECTGFLDALNSAPVPGIKIKKKKPGSPASTKAVSPTSNKASPFDSKPSAYTSSAKPSSPETAASTGPDENHEPEQPGTPVPSEDPEAPDNGEKPNALAEPRGEEESLTKKGKKKKAVHWAEEDQLKHYFYFDLDETERVNVNKIKDFGEAAKRELMMDRQTFEMARRLSHDTMEERVPWTPPRPLTLTGSLVACGSNSTEKLTQRDREMGILQEIFLSKESVPDSPHEPDPEPYEPMPPRLIPLDEDSSMTDDDYVEPMDTTSQQGSAMGQNEGSKLPPVLANLMGNLNNTSRSPQATNIVSNPVAPTVNVQELLSSIMGASGNQSTEDLIKQPDFSDKIKQLLGSLQQTQNQNQGGPPPVNQGLLGHGPGMNNMNMHMQMPMNGGYPPSGPRFNHPLPPHNHGPPFNAGGGPRMMGPPPGQGRGDNGNYWGDDSMRGGPHRGGHFHRGGRGRGGGGGDPGFRGRGRGGPRGGHNMNDMSKRPVCRHFMMKGSCRYESNCAFYHPGVNGPPLPPNHPANNQHNQHPQHGH